In Gadus morhua chromosome 2, gadMor3.0, whole genome shotgun sequence, the DNA window TTCGACCGCCGTGTGCACGATGACCTGCGACAAAAATCATTTTCTAAAGTTGTGCGTCAAGTTCCACTTAGTTCGTAGATCTAGTGTTAAGTGTCCAAGGACATTATTACCtcagttgtgttttttttttttttttttatctggctGCTTGGTTCTTTGAGACGCCTTTCGTTGGATCGTTACTGGTGTGATCCCAgtatccccccccgcccccccccccccccccccaaactaaTGGTCATGAGACTCGTGGATGAAGTCCTTCTGTCCAGGAGGAGATGAAGCAGAGTGCTTGTTTCATATTACTGCATTTCTTACAAGGGGGTTTCTTTGTaacagaagaaaataaaacaagagtATTGCAATATCATTTCGctagatgtaaaaaaaaaaggaaacggcATTCTGATAATGCCTctttttaatattgtttttgCTGCATATTAGGTAAGATTAAACACAATACCTAAAGCACTTAAAGAACGTACAATAACTATCTTCACATGGTATGTTCAGACACAATTGATAAAGTATGTTTCGATGCCCTCACCGTTGAGTGACGGGTATAATTACTTGATGCATTTATTGTACTTTCAAAGAAGCTGTTTTTATTGACGTCCAGTTTGTTTctcttgtttctttgtttttttttaaacaatttcTCTGAAGCTAAGGAAGCTGGTTGGGCCTATTTTGTACTCGGATAACAAGGAAGCTCTTTAGTTACTGGGTTCTGTTCTGTGTTCACCCTTTCATTGTTTCTAGTTGTCTCTTGGCAGAGTTGTACATTTCAAGGCAAACCGGCTATGGCTTCTTTACAGTGGCCTGCGCAAGATTGTATTTGCCGATCCATATTAACTAGCTTATAGGAATGCAATGATATTGTGTTTGGATTAGCCACTTAAATCGTCAGTGCCACCTAGCATCGGTTTTTCTATCACAGGTGCATTAGTTCCACATGTTTGCTGGTAGTCTTGTTCGAATTCCGCATTTAAGTGCTATGTGAGTACCGTTGATCATATCGATAATGACTGTTGTCTTCAGTTTAATCCTATGCAACACTTTCTTTGAACACGTTTTCAAACAATGCCAATATTCGAGCAGCTGTACAATGAAAATGTGTGTCATTTGTTAATCTTTGTTTTTTCTGAAGGAAGGATGGTTATTCATATTAATATGAATTTGTTTTCATTGTTACATTATTCttcaaataaaaccaaaaatgaGTTATTGATTCTAAAATGTGTCAGAAAAGTGTGATGGCCAATCGATACTGCTGCTTGTCATTGTTGTCATCCTGTACCTGACACgtgtattttgtatttgtttgtgatgCTCCGCCCTCCTTTACACTCCAggctctctgattggccagaAACGGTTATCTTTTGTCGTATTTGGACCAGTGACATTTCTCCACATTTTGAGCCCACGCAACGTTCTAACGTGGGGCCATCAAACGAGCTTATAGTAGCCTTTACACTGCCGTTTCATATAACTAAAGCACAACATTATTTAATCCCAATTACCAACACCTTTCCGTCCAGTTTGTCTAGAGAACAAGGGATGTGTAAGTGTAACTAttgtatataataaaatatagacCCAGTCTCCGGTTTTAACTGTCACTCGGGCCAGGCCCTCAGTGCGGGCTCCTCGCCGTCTCGGGGTCCTTCCCCATTCCAGCTTTGACGCCCTTTCTTCGCATTTccttcaataaaaacacaagcGATCCCACGTGATGTCGGGGTTCACAACGATGACGTAGAGCTGCTTAGACGGAACTCTTATCCAAATGTTGGTCCGAAAAAATGGTATTTGATTCATAATGCCTTAATAGTTTATATGCAACGCAATAAACCCTGTGGTACGATTTGGGGTATAGTGATCGGGATTGATGAAAACGGGAGTGAGTGGCTGTCTGAGGTGCTGACTCCTACCAGATTGTCATTGTGTGTCGGTGGTAAACCGGGGGATATCCGTGTTCGTGACATCGGCTATAGTGGAGCGGGACGCGGTGCCGAGGGGCGCAGGCAGCGGGACGGTATCGGTGTCTATACCCGGACTGAGTGACAGCATGGCTGCAGGGAAGGGAGACAAGTCCGGTACCTCGGCAGTGCTGCAGAATGAGCGCTTACGGTTCATCGTGTGCTTCCTCGGGGTCTTCGTCTGTTATTTCTATTATGGTATACTACAAGAGACTATGTGAGTATTGATAAGCTCCCTGCCATATGTTGGTACATTTCATTATCAGTATCAGTATGTAGCATTAATAAAACTGATTCTGCACCGGGTTGTATGGTTGGACGCACTgactgtatttacaatacacgATTTCTTGAAAACATTCTGCATGTAAGGTGTCTATATTGAATAATGTGTAATCGTGAAAGGTGTCTAAATGTTAAGACTCAGATGGCATGCTCATGCCTCAGTCCCTAGATGGACCGCGGCCGTTTCGGGTTACAACACTGCTTTGCAGTCCTATCCAAGCAACGGTCTCTTTGTGTGTTAAATTATTACACAACTGTGTGTTCGTCCTTTTCTTTAATACTTACCTCAAACGCTGCTACCCAACAGCTACCTGTGTTCAACCGACTCATTGTTAACGGAATTGAGTTATTCTTTTGATGCAGCACTCGAGGGGAATATGGACAcggggagaagaaggagagctTTCGATTTGCACAGACACTGGTCTTCATTCAGTGCATCATCAACGCTATTTTTGCCCGGATCTGTAAGTATACTTAAACGTATACTTAAAAGTCTCAAAAGGCTTCCCCACCACTAAAGTGTGCTTTAATGTGACTACTACAACTCTTAACACTatacaattaaatatatatttattatttgattgggtcttgttttatttgtattttttttatgtcttcTCTGCGTCAGTGATCCAGTTTTTCGAGGGCTCCCGGGCAGACCACACTAAGAGCTGGCTCTATGGCCTTTGCTCACTCTCTTATCTGGGAGCCATGGTTTCCAGTAACTCCGCTCTGCAGTATGTCAACTACCCTACACAGGTGTGTTTGTCCTTCAAATAGACACGGCGTGGGGATCCAATGTAGCTGGCCAGGACTCGTTGTAGTCTTTGCTAATACAATATGTGATTTCAAACAGGTGTTGGGGAAGTCCTGCAAGCCTATACCTGGTAAGTGTCTCTCTCATCCtttcgctctcgttctctctttccctctctctgtctcgctctcagTCTCTTTAATTTAAATTCTGAGTCATAAAGCAATAACTTGGTTTCATAACTTCAAATTTGTGTCCTTGTTATTTCACATGGCACCGATGCATGTGCCAACGTGCTGGATTACGTCACTGTGTCCTTTCCTTCGTTAGCATCAGGACGTTTCTTCGCAGATTCGTTATctacctggacacacacacacacacacacacacacacacacacacacacacacacacacacacacacacacacacacacacacacacacacacacacacacacacacacacacacacacacacacacacccctccctcaaGGTTCCCTGACACAGAGGCCATTGGGAAAGAGACATCGATAAAAATTCCCCTTTTCCCTTCAAATCTGTCATTTCCGACCGTGTCTCCCTTCAGTGATGATCCTGGGCGTGACGATACTAAGGAAGAGGTATCCCATGGCCAAGTACCTGTGTGTGCTTCTGATTGTCAGCGGCGTGGCGTTGTTCCTCTACAAGCCCAACAAAGGGGGCGCTTCCACGGACGAGCACCTCTTTGGGTTCGGCGAGATCCTGCTGGTGGGTGTGACCCCAGACTTTATTGACCTACATTTCCGTTGTCTTCCGTTTTTTATCTTACCGTCGGCTCACGTGGAGAGGTAGGGTGCCTAGTTGGCTATGTGTGATCttatagagagcaagagattcACGAGGGACCGTTTCACATGCTGTTCCCCCTACGTCTGCCCTAGCGCTACCTTTGCATGTGGTTGGTTAGCGAGCCGTGTTCCTTTCCTTCCGCACCGTCGGCACTTATCGGCGCATCGTTAAATGTGCAGCCTTAGCGCTCTTGTCACTGTCTGCTGTGCTTTTTTGTTTCTGCTGAAGCTGCTCTCCCTGACCATGGACGGGCTGACCGGCGTGTTTCAGGATCACATGAGGACTCGCTTCCAGACCAGTGCCTACCACATGATGCTCAACATCAACCTGTGGTCCACGTTGGTGCTGGGACTAGGTGGGTCTACTCCTGCTGTGTTTGGTATCCAACGAGGGTTTTCTTCTGCGTTGTTTGGTTGTATCCCCACTGTGCCCTATACCTGCACCGATCAGATTTAGGAACACACGGTGATAATGGTGTAGAAATCCTCAGTAAAAGCCTGCATTGTAGAGCAGCATTtgtgatgaggggggggggggtgggtgtagTGGCGGTTCTTATTGTGAGGTTTAAATTTGCCACTTCTGATTGAAGCTGATGATATGatactcactcgctcgctcgctctacTACTTGCAGTGGTGTTGTGGACCGGGGAGATTTGGGAGTTCCTGAGTTTCACCGAACGTCACTCCAGCATCTTCTACAACATTCTCCTGTTTGGATTGACCAGCGCGTTGGGCCAGGTAAATCCATTCACACATGCTAATGTATAATCTGTAAACAATGGTCTATGATGAAGACGCAGACTTCCTGAGATAACAGTCTTGTTTTCCTCCACCTAATTTCTTCATTTGTGTTTTCCGTTCCTCCACAACAGACCTTCATCTTCATGACGGTGGTGAGCTTCGGCCCGCTCACCTgctccatcatcaccaccacccgcAAGTTCTTCACCATCCTGGGCTCCGTGCTGCTGTTCGGCAACGTCATCACGTCCATGCAGTGGGTGGGCACGCTGCTGGTGTTCCTTGGTGAGGAGACTCGCGGCGTACAGGCGTTATGACCGCGGTGCCGAGAGGCTCACACCGTCTGGTTTAGCTGAACCTTAGGGATTCATCCAGAGCATGTTACTTGCCTACTTTGATGTCATTTTATTTGTAGATGGTGAACGATTCCttgtaaaaacattttttatatatatatatatatgtataccttttttttatttcacacgTACATAGCTCAATCCAGAATTCCTAAGGTGCCGTGCATTTAGATTTACATTCaggtcatttagcagaagcttctATCCAAAGAGACCTGCAATTGTTcagttgtcagaagaaagaaaaaacaatatatcgctgttggtacagtaatgATGTTTATAGGAACAAATAACAAGCACTTGCATGCATGGTCTCCTTTATAACCTCCTAACCACATCTTGCTTCATTTTCAAGGTCTTGGCTTGGATTCAAAGTTTGGCAAGACCCCGAGAAAGCCAACGCACTGAAGAGCATCTGCAGAACTTGGAAGGCAACATTTCAGGACAAATGGACCTTAGTAGCCAGAATCACACATCCAGCACCAAATGGTTCATTATTTTTCTGTAAGGAATCATCTATTTCCTCTATGTTCCTCTAACCGGCTCTTGACAGGTTTTATGTGCAACCTAATTGtaatgaagaaatatatatttcaactCCGCCCTATGCTGTGTCTGTACTTGCAATATGTGAAAAGAAACTTGTACGAGGATAAGCCCAGTGGTGTCTACAATTCTCACAATCTCATGGAATCATGCAGAGTAGAACACTAAGAACTGGGGGAGAACCAAGATGGAACAGAAAATGGGGTCCTTGTTGATGTTGCCTCCCAGTGTTTCCTTCAGGATGAATGGATGCTGTTTAAAACACTGCAAAGGAAACATCAGCCAACACGTTTACCTGGTGAATTTTTGATTTAGACAATACCTGGTTTACATTTATTCATCTTTCTTAACGTTCACATTGACAGAAAGAGCTTCTGAAAAACATTGAAGGAGTTTTCACCAATAAAAAGTCCCTGAAAATCGATATAACATATTTGAAGTTGAAAGTAGATTGCAATTTATAAAGGCCATCATTGAATGTACCCTTTTGTGTCATGTGCATTGTTGATGTTGAATTAGTTTGACATttcatgtgaaaaaaaaaacaatcataaaAGGGaaattttcttattttaatcCAGCCATTGCAATTGTTTTCTTCAGTGGATTGTACTGTATTTATTCATGTCAAACAGTGACGCCTGCTTTCATGTCGAGATTTGACAGCTACTATGAGACCCAATAATAGTCGGCCTATTTTCAGGGCGTTGGAGCCGATTGTATAGGCGTAAATGCTATGCAATTCCATTATATAAATTGTTTGAGGATTCTCGTTGTTACAATTCTGATAGGTTTTAACAATTAAATTATGAAAATATTTTCAGATAACGGAATTATTAATAGGGGACACCATCAATTATTTCTGAACCCCTATAGAGCACACGTACACATTTGCACCTTCAGTGCTGGTTACATGTGTCAACCTGGTTGGATTTTTTTAACCACTAGGGACACCAATGACttgaatagattttttttaCGTTTCGCGCTTTTCCTTTTGACCCTGCCCCTCTGCCGTAGTGGTACATAGACCAGCCATTACAGGTGCAAATCGTGTTATTGTACATATTGGGAGAGGTAACAAGGACAGCAAACATGTTGGCCACAGTCAGCAAGCAGCTTAGGAGCCATCCGGCGGTGAGTATAGTTTGCAAGTAAAATACCTTTAATGAATGTAGACTAatatgaagtctttatttgacaaACGACCCTCGCTAGGGAGGCTTTAAAACCGCGCCCGACGCTAGCGTCGAGGCTACCTGGCTAGCTAGAGGTCAAAACTTGACTCGTTCACTTAAGGATTTCTACAATTGCATCTCGGAttatttttatgaattaaaGTGTCGAATCGTTCAATTGGATGTGTCAGAAACTCCTAAATGGCAGAGGGAGCATGTAGCCCTGTACGCTATGTGTTCAGGGATTGACCGCAGTAGCCGCTGGTTAGCCACCGGGATGCTAACTGACAGGCTATGTGCCGACCCTGACACAAGTCTCACATTTTTCCCACGTTTGTATTATTTCGTGTAAACAAACAGATGTcgacttttttcatttttaaagtTCAATTTTAAATGCGCAAGGCACATGGTTGTATCTGACACTGAAGGACGAGAGAGGTGAGACGAGGACAAGGGTGACGTCAACCTACGAGAACCTTCTATTTAATTCTCTTACGGACGTTATTGTATAACGTGTATTTGGGTGGTTGTATAAATGTAAACTtttaacaaataaatatcaCTTTAAACAGTTTTGCCTGTTATGTCCGAGAGATCACCCACTCAGCGTCGCATCTCGGAAGTTTCTTCCTTGATTATTCAGGGACTTGGTTTTCTTGTACTTTAGTGGGCTAGGTTTAATGGTTGGCACCTTGTGACTGATTTTAATAACTGTTATTAATCGTTCTCATGCACTTTATATCCTTTCCCACAGCTTATCCCCCTCTTCTTTTTCATCGGTGGAGGCGCTGTCATGTCCATGATGTACCTGGCTCGTCTTGGCATGGGCCCCCATGTCAGGTAGGCCTGctgacctctctctcctacaccaatcataatgatgataatggattgaatttatatagcgcttttctagacactcaaagacgcttttacagtgaaggggggacctcacaaaccaccaccagtatgtagcacccacttgggtgatgcacggcagccaatctgcgccagaacgctcaccacacaccagcttgaggtggagagtgagggaattaatgagtcggCCAATTATAATGAGTCTCCTACTTAAATCATCAAACTCCTACTCCAATCATCCAACCCCTCAATCCTACACCAATCATCAAACCTCTCACTCCTACACCAATCatccaacctctctctcctactTAAATCATCAAACTCCTACTCCAATcatccaacctctctctcttactta includes these proteins:
- the slc35b1 gene encoding solute carrier family 35 member B1 gives rise to the protein MAAGKGDKSGTSAVLQNERLRFIVCFLGVFVCYFYYGILQETITRGEYGHGEKKESFRFAQTLVFIQCIINAIFARILIQFFEGSRADHTKSWLYGLCSLSYLGAMVSSNSALQYVNYPTQVLGKSCKPIPVMILGVTILRKRYPMAKYLCVLLIVSGVALFLYKPNKGGASTDEHLFGFGEILLLLSLTMDGLTGVFQDHMRTRFQTSAYHMMLNINLWSTLVLGLVVLWTGEIWEFLSFTERHSSIFYNILLFGLTSALGQTFIFMTVVSFGPLTCSIITTTRKFFTILGSVLLFGNVITSMQWVGTLLVFLGLGLDSKFGKTPRKPTH
- the ndufa4a gene encoding cytochrome c oxidase subunit NDUFA4L, which codes for MLATVSKQLRSHPALIPLFFFIGGGAVMSMMYLARLGMGPHVSWDRKNNPEPWTKMDPTNQQKFYAVNMDYKTLKKQGPDF